One Sinorhizobium mexicanum genomic region harbors:
- the gap gene encoding type I glyceraldehyde-3-phosphate dehydrogenase produces MTVKVAINGFGRIGRNVLRAIVESGRTDIEVVAINDLGPVETNAHLLRFDSIHGRFPADVKVDGDTIVINNGKPIKVTAIRNPAELPHKELGVDIAMECTGIFTARDKAAAHLEAGAKRVIVSAPADGADLTVVYGVNHDKLTKDHLVISNASCTTNCLVPVAKVLHDAIGIDHGMMTTIHSYTNDQPSLDQMHKDLYRARAAALSMIPTSTGAAKAVGLVLPELKGKLDGISVRVPTPNVSVVDLKFVAKRETTKEEVNAAIKAAADGPLKGVLGYTLQPNVSVDFNHDPHSSVFHMDQTKVMEGKFVSILSWYDNEWGFSNRMADTAVALGKLL; encoded by the coding sequence ACGTGCTCCGCGCGATCGTCGAATCCGGCCGCACCGACATCGAAGTCGTCGCCATCAACGACCTCGGCCCGGTCGAGACGAACGCCCACCTGCTGCGTTTCGATTCCATCCATGGCCGCTTCCCGGCTGACGTGAAGGTCGACGGCGACACCATCGTCATCAACAACGGCAAGCCGATCAAGGTAACCGCCATCCGCAACCCGGCGGAACTGCCGCACAAGGAACTCGGCGTCGATATCGCAATGGAGTGCACCGGCATCTTCACCGCGCGCGACAAGGCGGCTGCCCACCTCGAAGCCGGCGCCAAGCGCGTCATCGTCTCGGCCCCGGCCGACGGCGCTGACCTGACCGTCGTCTACGGCGTCAACCACGACAAGCTGACGAAGGACCACCTCGTCATCTCCAACGCATCCTGCACGACCAACTGCCTGGTGCCGGTTGCCAAGGTGCTGCACGATGCCATCGGCATCGATCACGGCATGATGACCACGATCCACTCCTACACCAACGACCAGCCGTCGCTCGACCAGATGCACAAGGATCTCTACCGTGCCCGCGCCGCGGCCTTGTCGATGATTCCGACCTCGACGGGCGCTGCCAAGGCAGTCGGCCTCGTCCTGCCGGAGCTCAAGGGCAAGCTCGACGGTATCTCCGTGCGCGTGCCGACCCCGAACGTCTCGGTCGTCGACCTCAAGTTCGTCGCCAAGCGCGAGACGACCAAGGAAGAGGTCAACGCCGCCATCAAGGCTGCCGCCGACGGTCCGCTCAAGGGCGTTCTCGGCTATACGCTTCAGCCGAACGTCTCGGTCGACTTCAACCATGATCCGCATTCTTCGGTCTTCCACATGGACCAGACCAAGGTGATGGAAGGCAAGTTCGTGTCGATCCTGTCCTGGTACGACAATGAGTGGGGCTTCTCGAACCGTATGGCGGATACGGCGGTCGCCCTCGGCAAGCTCCTCTAA
- a CDS encoding putative glycolipid-binding domain-containing protein gives MFRALSSTTVRWRPLEGEGLEYLSLRALKATAGAAIRAESVVIGERGGRPYGLRYRIDCDAHWQVMSFLIETTEGRTLHLLSDRQGHWRDLNGVALPEFDGCIDIDLAGTPFTNTLPIRRLKLSRKAGTAKLKMLYVPFDTLQPVTDGQHYTCLEDGKLYRYEAEDRSFVADLPVDEDGLVTDYPTLFRRL, from the coding sequence ATGTTTCGGGCCCTTTCCTCAACGACGGTGCGATGGCGCCCGCTCGAAGGGGAAGGGCTCGAATATCTGAGCCTCAGGGCTCTTAAAGCAACGGCCGGCGCGGCCATCCGCGCCGAAAGTGTCGTCATCGGCGAGCGCGGCGGCCGCCCTTATGGCCTGCGTTACCGGATCGACTGCGACGCACACTGGCAAGTGATGTCGTTCCTGATCGAAACGACCGAAGGCAGGACGTTGCACCTGCTCTCGGACCGGCAGGGACATTGGCGCGACCTCAACGGCGTCGCCCTTCCTGAATTCGACGGCTGCATCGATATCGACCTCGCCGGTACTCCCTTCACCAACACGCTTCCGATCCGCAGGCTGAAGCTCAGCCGCAAGGCCGGCACGGCAAAGCTCAAAATGCTTTACGTGCCCTTCGATACCCTCCAACCGGTGACCGACGGCCAACACTATACCTGCCTCGAAGACGGCAAGCTCTATCGCTACGAGGCCGAGGACCGGAGCTTCGTAGCCGATCTTCCCGTCGACGAGGACGGGCTTGTCACCGACTATCCCACTCTTTTCCGTAGACTTTGA
- a CDS encoding phosphoglycerate kinase, with protein MTFKTLDDLTDIGGKRVLVRVDLNVPVKDGQVTDTTRIERVVPTIRELSEKGAKVILLAHFGRPKGEPVADMSLKAIAPAVEEILDQRVHFAADCTGDKAANAISEMNDGDVLLLENTRFHKGEEKNDPAFVTALAANGDIYVNDAFSAAHRAHASTEGLAHRLPAYAGRTMQAELEALEKGLGNPKRPVVAIVGGAKVSTKIDLLQNLVEKVDALVIGGGMANTFLAAQGIDVGKSLCEHDLADTAKSIVAAASAAGCAIVLPEDGVVAREFKAGADNEVVDIKAIPGDAMVLDVGPKSVAAINDWISRATTLVWNGPLGAFEIAPFDKATIAAAKHAAARTRAGSLVSVAGGGDTVAALNHAEVADDFTYVSTAGGAFLEWMEGKPLPGVDILHQQK; from the coding sequence ATGACTTTCAAGACCCTCGACGACCTGACCGACATTGGCGGCAAGCGCGTGCTCGTGCGCGTCGATCTCAACGTGCCGGTCAAGGATGGCCAGGTGACCGACACGACCCGCATCGAGCGCGTTGTCCCGACGATCCGCGAGCTTTCCGAAAAGGGCGCCAAGGTCATCCTGCTTGCCCATTTCGGCCGTCCGAAAGGTGAGCCGGTCGCCGACATGTCGCTGAAAGCAATCGCACCCGCCGTCGAGGAAATTCTCGACCAGCGGGTTCACTTCGCCGCCGATTGCACCGGCGACAAGGCTGCCAATGCCATTTCCGAGATGAACGACGGCGATGTGCTCCTGCTTGAAAACACCCGCTTCCACAAGGGCGAGGAAAAGAACGATCCGGCTTTTGTCACGGCACTGGCTGCCAATGGCGACATCTACGTCAATGACGCCTTCTCCGCCGCCCATCGCGCCCACGCCTCGACCGAGGGCCTGGCCCATCGCCTTCCGGCCTATGCAGGCCGCACCATGCAGGCCGAGCTGGAAGCGCTCGAAAAAGGCCTCGGCAATCCGAAGCGCCCGGTCGTCGCCATCGTCGGCGGCGCCAAGGTTTCGACCAAGATCGACCTCCTGCAGAACCTGGTGGAGAAAGTCGACGCCCTCGTCATTGGCGGCGGCATGGCCAATACCTTCCTTGCCGCGCAGGGGATCGACGTCGGCAAGTCGCTCTGCGAGCATGACCTTGCGGACACGGCAAAGTCGATCGTTGCCGCCGCGTCTGCTGCCGGCTGCGCCATCGTGCTGCCCGAAGACGGCGTCGTCGCCCGCGAGTTCAAGGCCGGTGCCGACAACGAAGTCGTCGACATCAAGGCAATCCCGGGTGACGCCATGGTACTCGATGTCGGCCCGAAATCTGTTGCCGCGATCAACGACTGGATCTCTCGTGCAACGACGCTGGTGTGGAACGGTCCGCTCGGCGCGTTTGAAATCGCGCCCTTCGACAAGGCGACCATCGCTGCCGCCAAGCATGCGGCGGCCCGCACGCGGGCCGGCTCGCTCGTCTCCGTCGCCGGCGGCGGTGACACGGTCGCAGCCCTCAACCACGCCGAAGTTGCGGACGATTTCACCTATGTTTCGACGGCCGGCGGCGCCTTCCTCGAATGGATGGAAGGCAAGCCGCTGCCGGGTGTCGACATTCTGCACCAGCAGAAGTGA
- a CDS encoding class I fructose-bisphosphate aldolase — protein sequence MSERLEDIAVAMVANGRGLLAADESTATIKKRFDSIGLESTETSRRDYREMLLRSDEAMRNYISGVILYEETLFQKAADGTPLVEVIRQAGSIPGIKVDTGAKPMPYFAKETITEGLDGLAARLAKYYDAGARFAKWRGVIAISDALPTWGAVKANAHALARYAALCQEAKIVPIVEPEVLMDGAPGDHSIERSEEVTEWVLRTVFEELGDARVKLEGMILKPSMVIDGKKARKASVSEVAERTVKVLKRTVPSAVPGIAFLSGGQSTEEATAHLSAINTAHDLPWKLTFSYGRALQQEALNAWNGKAENVAAGQRAFTHRAKMCSLAAKGSWKKDLEKAA from the coding sequence ATGAGCGAAAGACTGGAAGATATTGCGGTTGCCATGGTCGCCAACGGCCGGGGCCTGCTCGCTGCCGACGAGTCGACCGCAACAATCAAGAAGCGCTTCGACAGCATCGGACTGGAATCAACAGAGACATCGCGCCGCGATTATCGCGAGATGCTGCTGCGGTCCGACGAAGCGATGCGCAACTACATTTCCGGCGTCATCCTCTACGAGGAAACGCTGTTCCAGAAGGCGGCCGACGGTACGCCGCTCGTCGAGGTCATTCGGCAGGCCGGGTCGATTCCCGGCATCAAGGTCGACACCGGCGCAAAGCCGATGCCCTATTTCGCCAAGGAGACGATCACCGAAGGCCTCGATGGCCTCGCGGCGCGCCTTGCGAAGTACTATGACGCCGGCGCCCGCTTCGCCAAGTGGCGCGGCGTGATCGCCATCTCCGACGCCCTTCCGACCTGGGGTGCGGTCAAGGCTAACGCCCATGCACTGGCCCGCTACGCGGCCCTCTGCCAGGAGGCGAAGATCGTGCCGATCGTCGAGCCGGAAGTGCTGATGGACGGCGCACCCGGCGATCATTCGATCGAGCGCTCGGAAGAGGTCACCGAGTGGGTGCTGCGCACCGTCTTCGAGGAACTCGGCGATGCCCGCGTCAAGCTCGAAGGCATGATCCTGAAGCCGAGCATGGTGATAGACGGTAAGAAAGCCCGCAAGGCGTCTGTCAGTGAAGTTGCCGAGCGTACGGTCAAGGTGCTGAAACGCACCGTGCCCTCTGCTGTTCCCGGCATCGCCTTCCTTTCCGGCGGCCAGTCGACGGAAGAAGCCACCGCGCATCTCTCCGCCATCAACACGGCACATGACCTGCCTTGGAAGCTCACCTTCTCCTACGGCCGCGCGTTGCAGCAGGAGGCTCTCAACGCCTGGAACGGCAAGGCGGAAAACGTCGCCGCCGGCCAGCGCGCCTTCACGCATCGGGCGAAGATGTGCAGCCTCGCCGCCAAGGGCAGCTGGAAAAAGGACCTCGAAAAGGCCGCTTGA
- a CDS encoding PhzF family phenazine biosynthesis protein → MTKVSFVTVDVFTSERFAGNQLAVIPDARGLSEAQMQAIATEFGYSEVTFVLPPDDPANTARVRIFTPTTEVPFAGHPNVGTAFVLGRQSEVFGRVPSDHLRFEEKAGLVEIALLRQDSVVTGARIVAPQQLVVGPAIDAATIAACASLPPASMSDRCHAPVRISVGLPFAVAEVRDVETLATARPNVSAFDEANGRYPLAEDSFSLFLYARTQQHPWQIRARMFAPLDNVIEDPATGSASAALGAYLVSLVPEADAEVEIVVEQGVEMGRRSLIMVGVSKREGSISKVGISGDCVTVMRGTIEI, encoded by the coding sequence ATGACCAAAGTTTCCTTCGTCACCGTCGATGTTTTCACCTCCGAACGCTTTGCCGGCAATCAGCTTGCCGTGATCCCGGACGCGCGGGGCTTAAGCGAGGCTCAGATGCAGGCTATCGCCACCGAGTTCGGCTATTCCGAAGTCACCTTCGTGCTTCCGCCGGACGATCCCGCAAACACAGCCCGCGTGCGCATTTTCACGCCGACGACCGAAGTACCCTTCGCCGGGCATCCGAATGTCGGCACCGCCTTTGTGCTCGGTCGACAATCGGAAGTCTTCGGCAGGGTGCCGAGCGACCACCTGCGTTTCGAGGAAAAGGCGGGACTGGTAGAGATTGCTCTCTTGCGCCAAGATAGCGTTGTTACCGGCGCGCGCATCGTCGCGCCGCAGCAGCTTGTCGTCGGCCCCGCAATTGACGCAGCGACCATCGCCGCCTGCGCCTCACTCCCCCCGGCAAGCATGAGCGACCGCTGCCACGCGCCGGTGCGGATCTCTGTCGGCCTCCCCTTCGCCGTCGCCGAAGTCCGGGATGTGGAAACGCTCGCGACAGCGCGTCCGAACGTCAGCGCCTTTGACGAGGCGAATGGCCGCTATCCGCTCGCCGAAGACAGCTTCAGCCTATTCCTCTACGCCCGAACGCAGCAACATCCGTGGCAAATAAGAGCCCGCATGTTCGCGCCGCTCGACAATGTCATCGAGGATCCGGCAACCGGCAGCGCATCTGCCGCACTCGGCGCCTATCTCGTATCGCTTGTTCCGGAGGCCGACGCCGAAGTGGAAATCGTGGTCGAACAGGGCGTGGAGATGGGGCGCCGCAGTCTGATCATGGTCGGCGTCAGCAAGAGAGAGGGTTCGATCAGCAAAGTCGGCATCTCGGGCGACTGTGTGACGGTGATGCGCGGTACGATCGAGATTTGA
- a CDS encoding adenylate/guanylate cyclase domain-containing protein produces the protein MKIESLLERRLTAILAADVVGYSRLMGTDEAGTLAAMKRHRREFLEPKIANHKGRVVKLAGDSMLVEFSSVVNAVACAAEIQRGMLARNEGLPRTRRIELRIGVHLGDVIVEDGDIFGDGVNVAARLEGLADPSGIAVSASVRDHVGSRLDLGFVDKGEHALKNIAPSVRVYTISFGDMAAQKPAEPATITVEPGYELSVAVLPFTNMSHDPEQEYFSDGITEDIITDLSKISRLHVVARNTVFTYKGKPVKVKQIAQELGVRFILEGSVRKVGERVRITGQLIDAQTGGHLWADRYDRELTDIFMIQDEITHAIVDQLRIKLLPEEKRAIESDPTTSVEAYTYYLRGRQFSRTWTRSYLLLARRMFLKAVELDPNYARAYAGIAECECAIRDWHEKEFPLESILEMSARALALDPNLAEAHASRGLALNHEGQTEEAGREFRQALALDPSLYEANLYYGRFLFALGRFQEAVEFFLRAAEIKPDDYFSPIHLMGCYFSLGIEAERQRWARIGIARAERALERHPENASPAHRGALALAHMGEPERAKEWVARALAIDPDDVVAQYNAACVYSLLGEGERALELLETVVPQSSCYHLHWFKQDSDLDAIRDHPRFRALLDALEDDQSAGC, from the coding sequence ATGAAAATCGAGAGTCTCTTGGAACGTCGTCTGACCGCTATCCTTGCTGCCGATGTCGTGGGTTACAGCCGTCTCATGGGCACCGACGAAGCCGGCACGTTGGCAGCGATGAAAAGACATCGCCGTGAGTTCCTGGAGCCCAAGATCGCAAACCACAAGGGGCGTGTCGTCAAACTCGCGGGCGACAGCATGCTCGTCGAATTCTCGAGCGTGGTGAATGCCGTCGCCTGTGCGGCGGAAATTCAGCGCGGCATGCTCGCCAGGAATGAAGGCCTCCCAAGGACCAGGCGCATCGAGCTCAGGATCGGCGTTCACCTCGGCGACGTCATCGTCGAAGACGGCGACATTTTCGGTGACGGCGTAAACGTCGCGGCCAGGCTCGAGGGCTTGGCCGACCCCTCCGGCATCGCGGTTTCGGCGTCGGTCCGCGATCACGTCGGCTCGCGGCTCGACCTCGGCTTCGTGGATAAGGGCGAGCATGCGTTGAAGAACATCGCCCCGAGTGTGCGCGTCTACACCATCTCCTTCGGCGACATGGCGGCTCAGAAGCCGGCGGAACCCGCCACCATCACGGTGGAACCCGGTTATGAGCTTTCGGTTGCAGTTCTTCCCTTCACGAACATGAGCCACGATCCGGAGCAGGAATATTTCTCCGACGGCATCACCGAGGACATCATCACCGATCTGTCGAAGATTTCACGCCTGCACGTCGTCGCCCGCAACACCGTCTTCACCTACAAGGGCAAGCCGGTGAAGGTGAAGCAGATCGCCCAGGAACTCGGCGTCCGCTTCATTCTCGAAGGCAGCGTCCGCAAGGTGGGCGAGCGGGTGCGCATCACCGGCCAGCTCATCGATGCGCAGACCGGCGGGCATCTGTGGGCAGACCGCTACGATCGCGAACTCACGGACATTTTCATGATCCAGGACGAGATCACGCATGCGATCGTCGACCAGCTCAGGATCAAGCTGCTGCCGGAAGAGAAAAGGGCGATCGAGAGCGATCCGACCACCTCCGTCGAGGCCTACACCTACTATCTCCGCGGCCGGCAGTTCTCGCGTACCTGGACGCGGTCCTATCTGCTGCTTGCGCGCCGGATGTTCCTGAAGGCGGTCGAACTCGACCCGAACTATGCCCGTGCGTATGCCGGCATAGCCGAATGCGAATGTGCGATCAGGGACTGGCACGAAAAGGAGTTTCCGCTCGAGAGCATTCTCGAGATGAGCGCAAGGGCGCTGGCCCTTGATCCAAATCTCGCGGAAGCGCATGCCTCACGTGGGTTGGCACTAAACCACGAAGGGCAAACGGAGGAGGCGGGTCGCGAGTTCCGCCAGGCTCTGGCGCTTGATCCTTCACTTTATGAAGCGAACTTATATTATGGTCGTTTCCTGTTTGCGTTAGGTCGGTTTCAGGAAGCGGTCGAATTCTTCCTGCGCGCGGCCGAGATCAAGCCGGACGACTATTTTTCGCCGATTCATTTGATGGGTTGTTACTTCTCGCTCGGGATCGAAGCCGAGCGCCAGCGCTGGGCTCGGATCGGCATCGCGCGGGCCGAACGCGCGCTCGAGCGGCATCCGGAGAATGCCAGCCCGGCCCATCGCGGCGCGCTGGCACTTGCGCACATGGGCGAACCCGAGCGCGCGAAGGAATGGGTGGCTCGCGCGCTTGCGATCGATCCGGACGACGTGGTCGCGCAATATAATGCCGCCTGCGTTTATTCGCTTCTCGGTGAGGGCGAGCGCGCGCTGGAACTCCTTGAAACCGTCGTGCCGCAGAGTTCCTGCTATCACCTCCATTGGTTCAAGCAGGACTCCGATCTGGACGCCATTCGCGATCACCCCCGCTTCCGCGCGCTCCTCGATGCGCTCGAGGACGACCAATCAGCAGGGTGCTGA
- a CDS encoding MFS transporter encodes MRKNLLPVTALLLGTLFLFLGNGLQSLLLPVRGTAEGYPTTILGLLGTSWASGFVLGCFFAPNVVKRIGHVRAFSVFTSLIAIIALLTGILVDPIWWVALRAVTGFSTAGTSMIIESWLNERATNESRGVIFSLYIAITLFGVVGGQMMIPFGETTTTFFFMICGILYCVAMLPTLLSKAATPQPLKQVRLDLRGLYRNSPVSFLGILLVGIANGAFGTLGAVFGRQAGLSDSTVATMMSVAIFSGAIMQLPAGRISDRVDRRYVLAVLAGIGALAGLLIFLVEPSQVWIVLTLIAIYGAAANALYPIAVSHANDFATPEEFVKVSGGLLLLYGIGTIIGPTIGGPVMTATGPYGLFMITACAHMLITAYAMVRSRRRAPVPVDERDAFSPVNAGTPTTPESLQLSPRAAPLDELRDEDVRDNPEEEERSNEPV; translated from the coding sequence ATGAGAAAAAACCTGCTTCCCGTCACCGCACTCCTGCTTGGTACCCTGTTTCTCTTTCTTGGAAATGGTCTGCAGAGTCTGCTCCTGCCGGTCCGCGGCACGGCGGAGGGATATCCGACGACCATTCTCGGCCTTCTTGGCACTTCATGGGCCTCCGGCTTCGTTCTCGGCTGCTTCTTCGCACCTAACGTCGTCAAGCGCATCGGCCATGTGCGTGCCTTCAGCGTCTTCACGTCCTTGATCGCGATCATCGCCCTTCTTACCGGCATCTTGGTCGACCCGATCTGGTGGGTTGCGTTGCGCGCGGTCACCGGTTTCTCGACAGCCGGCACGTCGATGATCATCGAGAGCTGGTTGAACGAGCGCGCCACCAATGAAAGTCGTGGCGTAATCTTCTCGCTCTATATCGCGATCACGCTTTTCGGCGTCGTCGGCGGCCAGATGATGATTCCGTTCGGCGAGACGACGACGACCTTCTTTTTCATGATCTGCGGCATTCTCTATTGCGTCGCGATGTTGCCGACGCTGCTCTCCAAGGCCGCCACGCCGCAACCGCTGAAACAGGTCCGGCTCGATCTGCGCGGCCTCTATCGCAATTCGCCGGTCTCCTTTCTGGGCATCCTGCTGGTCGGCATCGCCAACGGCGCCTTCGGCACGCTCGGCGCCGTCTTCGGCCGCCAGGCTGGTCTTTCCGACAGCACCGTGGCGACGATGATGAGCGTGGCGATCTTTTCGGGAGCCATCATGCAGTTGCCTGCAGGCCGTATTTCCGACCGTGTCGACCGGCGTTACGTGCTGGCCGTGCTGGCCGGCATCGGCGCACTTGCAGGTCTTCTGATCTTCCTCGTCGAACCGAGCCAGGTCTGGATCGTCTTGACGCTGATCGCCATCTACGGTGCTGCCGCCAATGCGCTCTATCCGATCGCGGTCTCCCACGCCAACGACTTCGCCACGCCGGAAGAATTCGTCAAGGTTTCGGGCGGCCTCTTGCTGCTTTACGGCATTGGCACGATCATCGGCCCGACGATCGGTGGACCGGTGATGACTGCGACGGGCCCCTATGGCCTGTTCATGATCACCGCCTGCGCGCATATGCTGATCACCGCCTACGCGATGGTTCGCAGCCGCCGGCGTGCGCCGGTTCCGGTCGACGAGCGCGACGCCTTCTCGCCGGTCAATGCCGGTACGCCGACGACGCCGGAAAGCCTCCAGCTTTCGCCGCGTGCCGCGCCGCTGGATGAACTGCGCGACGAGGATGTCAGAGACAACCCCGAGGAAGAGGAGAGATCGAATGAGCCTGTTTGA
- a CDS encoding DUF1192 domain-containing protein, translated as MSLFDDDLPKKKTAHEIGSDLSLLSVDELTARIALLTEEIARLEAERTRKSASRSAADKLFR; from the coding sequence ATGAGCCTGTTTGACGACGACCTTCCAAAGAAGAAAACAGCACACGAGATCGGCAGCGATCTGTCGCTGCTCTCGGTCGATGAGCTGACGGCGCGCATCGCGCTCCTGACGGAGGAGATTGCGCGATTGGAAGCCGAACGGACCCGCAAGTCGGCAAGCCGCTCCGCGGCCGACAAGCTCTTTCGGTAG
- a CDS encoding DUF1465 family protein, with the protein MSERGLNTVSFAGHAASSAQFKALYAEGMGLVEETASYLDGPGRLASKALPRMASVLYAAESMRLTTRLMQMASWLLLQRAVNNGEMSRDQVLSEKSKVRLDSFNVDRNAPGWNDLPEMFRDLIERSLRLQNRVAILDREIYRPQEATTFVPDNQNGVKAQLKLLQTAFGTN; encoded by the coding sequence ATGTCCGAGAGAGGATTGAATACCGTCAGTTTCGCGGGACACGCTGCGTCCTCGGCGCAGTTCAAGGCACTCTATGCAGAAGGCATGGGCCTGGTCGAGGAAACCGCGAGCTATCTCGACGGACCGGGCCGTCTGGCCTCCAAGGCGCTGCCGCGCATGGCCTCGGTGCTCTACGCCGCCGAGTCGATGCGGCTTACTACGCGCCTGATGCAGATGGCTTCCTGGCTCCTCCTTCAGCGCGCCGTCAACAACGGCGAAATGAGCCGCGATCAGGTTCTTTCGGAAAAGAGCAAGGTTCGCCTCGACAGCTTTAACGTCGATCGCAATGCGCCGGGCTGGAACGACCTTCCCGAGATGTTCCGCGACCTGATCGAGCGGTCGCTCCGTCTGCAGAACCGCGTCGCCATACTCGACCGCGAGATTTACCGGCCGCAGGAGGCGACGACCTTCGTTCCCGACAACCAGAACGGCGTCAAGGCGCAGCTCAAGCTGCTGCAGACTGCCTTCGGCACCAACTGA
- the rpmE gene encoding 50S ribosomal protein L31: protein MKADIHPDYHMIKVVMTDGTEYETRSTWGSEGATMNLEIDPKSHPAWTGGSQQLVDRGGRVSKFKKRFEGLGL, encoded by the coding sequence ATGAAGGCAGACATCCATCCCGACTACCACATGATCAAGGTGGTCATGACCGACGGCACCGAATACGAAACCCGCTCGACCTGGGGTTCGGAAGGCGCCACCATGAACCTGGAAATCGATCCGAAGTCGCACCCGGCCTGGACCGGTGGCAGCCAGCAGCTCGTCGACCGCGGCGGCCGCGTCTCCAAGTTCAAGAAGCGCTTCGAAGGCCTCGGCCTCTGA
- a CDS encoding ABC transporter transmembrane domain-containing protein, with translation MSRRENQPPARRSIRPLAAVLPYLARYRRLVIGAAISLTVAAVTTLTLPLAVRRMIDNGFTNSDSGFINTYFSMLMVLAIVLALASATRYYFVISLGERIVADLRRDVFAKVTRLSASFFDVNQSGEIVSRLTADTTQIKSAVGATASVALRNLILCLGAIGMMIYTSPKLSSLVLAAIPVIVFPLVGFGRSVRRRSRQAQDTLATASAYAGEAIAAARTVQAFNAEESANRHFGSAVEDAYGAARAAIRARSILTGFAITMVFGSVVAVLWFGARDVLAGTLSAGTLSQFLLYSVFAAGSLGALSEVWGELSQAAGAAERLNELLTEVPQIQAPEHPIAMPVPAQGAIAFADVHFAYPARPDYKSLNGLSFAVKPGETVAIVGPSGAGKSTVFSMLLRYYDPVKGTVTIDGIDARMVDPKNLRDRMAIVPQDVTIFAASVHDNIAFGAADASREAVRAAAVAAQADEFIAKLDRGYDTHVGERGVTLSGGQRQRIAIARAILRNAPILLLDEATSALDAESETLVQTALDGLMRQRTTIVIAHRLATVLKADRILVMDHGRVVEEGTHASLIRHGGLYAKLARLQFDHGAESLFVAART, from the coding sequence GTGTCGAGACGAGAAAACCAACCGCCAGCACGCAGATCCATTCGCCCACTGGCCGCAGTGCTGCCATATCTCGCGCGCTATCGCCGCTTGGTTATCGGAGCGGCGATCTCGCTGACGGTCGCTGCCGTCACCACGCTGACGCTGCCGTTGGCGGTCCGGCGGATGATCGACAATGGCTTCACCAATTCCGATTCCGGCTTCATCAATACCTATTTCTCCATGCTGATGGTGCTGGCCATCGTCCTGGCCCTTGCCAGTGCTACACGCTACTACTTCGTCATCTCGCTCGGCGAGCGTATCGTCGCCGATCTCCGCCGCGATGTCTTCGCGAAGGTCACGCGGCTTTCCGCCTCCTTCTTCGACGTCAACCAGTCCGGGGAGATCGTTTCGCGCCTGACCGCCGACACGACACAGATCAAGTCTGCCGTCGGTGCCACTGCCTCGGTGGCGCTGCGCAATCTGATCCTCTGCCTCGGCGCGATCGGCATGATGATCTATACCAGCCCGAAGCTTTCGAGCCTCGTGCTTGCAGCGATCCCGGTCATTGTTTTCCCCCTCGTCGGTTTCGGCCGGTCCGTCCGCCGACGCTCACGGCAAGCGCAGGACACCCTTGCCACAGCCTCCGCCTATGCCGGCGAGGCTATTGCAGCAGCCCGTACGGTTCAGGCCTTCAACGCCGAGGAAAGCGCCAACCGACATTTCGGCAGCGCGGTGGAAGACGCCTATGGTGCCGCCCGCGCGGCGATCAGGGCGCGGTCGATCCTCACCGGATTCGCCATCACCATGGTGTTCGGCAGCGTCGTCGCGGTGCTCTGGTTTGGCGCGCGCGACGTGCTTGCCGGCACGCTGTCGGCGGGCACGCTGAGCCAGTTCCTGCTCTATTCGGTCTTCGCCGCCGGCAGTCTCGGTGCGCTCTCGGAAGTGTGGGGCGAGCTGTCGCAGGCGGCGGGTGCCGCCGAGCGCCTCAACGAACTGCTGACCGAGGTACCCCAGATCCAGGCGCCCGAGCATCCGATCGCAATGCCCGTGCCGGCCCAGGGCGCCATCGCATTTGCGGATGTCCACTTCGCCTATCCTGCGCGCCCGGATTACAAGAGCCTGAACGGCCTGAGTTTCGCGGTCAAACCTGGGGAAACCGTCGCCATCGTCGGCCCCTCGGGCGCGGGCAAGAGCACGGTCTTCTCGATGCTCCTGCGCTACTATGATCCGGTCAAAGGCACGGTTACCATCGACGGCATCGACGCCCGCATGGTCGACCCCAAGAACTTGCGTGATCGCATGGCCATCGTGCCGCAGGACGTAACGATCTTCGCCGCCTCCGTGCACGACAACATTGCCTTCGGCGCAGCGGATGCGAGCCGGGAAGCCGTCCGCGCAGCAGCCGTCGCCGCGCAGGCTGACGAATTCATCGCGAAGCTGGACCGGGGCTACGACACGCATGTCGGCGAGCGCGGGGTGACACTTTCCGGCGGTCAGCGCCAGCGCATCGCGATCGCGCGGGCAATCCTCAGGAACGCGCCGATCCTTCTCTTGGACGAGGCAACCTCCGCGCTCGACGCCGAGAGCGAGACATTGGTGCAGACGGCGCTCGATGGGCTGATGCGGCAGCGCACGACGATCGTCATCGCCCATCGGCTGGCGACCGTGCTCAAGGCCGACCGCATCCTCGTCATGGATCATGGCCGCGTCGTCGAGGAAGGCACCCATGCCTCGCTGATCCGCCATGGTGGCCTTTACGCGAAACTCGCCCGGCTGCAGTTCGACCACGGCGCGGAATCGCTCTTCGTGGCAGCACGGACTTAG